One window of the Glycocaulis alkaliphilus genome contains the following:
- the ngg gene encoding N-acetylglutaminylglutamine synthetase: protein MSQPRKSGKRNPMGHRLKRMRDQSMRAAVPGADDAAPPSLPANVVVDCGWGRLAFAQTFETADELVDVLRSEESAKRDIAFYIRDPHVVLAAAPQELFLDPSHTYRLDLATYRPRRTPVRGYFVRRLCSEADAKAVNRIYRARGMVPVEPEFFWRQRDSRTLTVLVVEHDETGEVLGAVTGVDHSRAFNDPAHGSSLWCLAVDPRASQPGIGEALVRRLAELFQARGAAFLDLSVLHDNESAIALYEKLGFKRIPVFTLKRKNTINEKLFIGPPPEEQLNPYARIIVDEARRRGIGIEVLDAEGGFFRLSWGGRAVTCRESLSELTTAVAMSRCDDKAVTRRLMEAAGVPVPRQLSANASEADRTAFLDACGSVVVKPARGEQGRGVVVGIETLADMDAALKHAASIGPDILIEECVQGDDLRVVVINDEVVAAALRKPPEILGDGERTIRQLIERLSRRRSAATQGESRIPLDDETGRCVRAGGYSLDDVLPRGAHLRVRRTANLHTGGTLHDVTAELGPAIAASALKAARAIDIPVAGMDFIVTDPAGTHHVFIEANERPGLANHEPQPTAERFIDLLFPLSARRPE, encoded by the coding sequence ATGAGCCAGCCACGCAAGTCCGGCAAACGCAACCCGATGGGTCACCGCCTGAAGCGTATGCGCGATCAGTCCATGCGTGCTGCTGTTCCGGGTGCGGACGATGCGGCGCCTCCCTCTCTGCCCGCCAATGTTGTCGTTGATTGTGGCTGGGGGCGGCTGGCCTTTGCCCAGACCTTTGAAACCGCCGACGAGCTGGTGGACGTTCTGCGCAGCGAGGAAAGCGCAAAGCGCGACATCGCCTTCTACATCCGTGACCCTCATGTGGTGCTGGCCGCTGCGCCGCAGGAGCTGTTTCTCGATCCGTCGCATACCTACAGACTTGATCTTGCCACCTACCGCCCGCGCCGAACCCCTGTTCGCGGCTATTTTGTCCGGCGGCTATGTTCCGAGGCGGATGCCAAGGCGGTAAACCGGATCTACCGGGCACGCGGCATGGTGCCCGTGGAACCAGAATTTTTCTGGCGCCAGCGCGACAGCCGCACACTGACGGTCCTGGTGGTGGAGCACGATGAAACGGGCGAAGTTCTGGGGGCCGTCACGGGCGTCGACCATAGCCGGGCTTTCAATGACCCCGCGCACGGCTCCTCGCTCTGGTGCCTGGCGGTGGACCCGCGCGCCAGCCAGCCGGGCATTGGCGAAGCGCTTGTGCGCCGCCTGGCGGAGCTTTTCCAGGCCCGCGGTGCGGCGTTTCTGGATCTCTCCGTGCTTCACGACAATGAATCCGCGATAGCGCTCTACGAGAAACTTGGCTTCAAGCGCATCCCTGTGTTCACGCTCAAGCGCAAGAACACGATCAATGAAAAGCTCTTCATCGGTCCGCCCCCGGAGGAGCAGCTGAACCCTTATGCCCGCATCATTGTCGATGAAGCCCGGCGGCGCGGCATCGGCATCGAGGTACTGGACGCGGAAGGCGGCTTCTTCAGGCTGAGCTGGGGTGGGCGCGCCGTCACCTGCCGGGAATCCTTGTCTGAACTGACGACGGCGGTGGCGATGAGCCGTTGCGATGACAAGGCCGTGACGCGCCGGCTGATGGAAGCGGCCGGTGTTCCGGTGCCGCGCCAGCTCAGCGCAAATGCCAGCGAAGCCGACCGTACAGCATTTCTCGATGCGTGCGGCTCGGTGGTGGTCAAGCCGGCCCGGGGGGAGCAGGGGCGCGGTGTTGTGGTGGGCATTGAGACGCTTGCCGATATGGACGCTGCACTGAAGCACGCCGCATCGATTGGGCCTGACATTCTGATCGAGGAGTGCGTGCAGGGCGATGATTTGCGCGTGGTGGTGATAAATGACGAGGTGGTCGCGGCTGCGCTGCGCAAGCCGCCTGAAATTCTCGGCGATGGCGAGCGTACCATCCGCCAGCTGATAGAGCGTTTGTCCCGGCGCCGGTCAGCGGCCACGCAAGGAGAGTCCCGCATCCCGCTTGACGATGAGACGGGCCGGTGCGTACGGGCAGGCGGCTACAGCCTGGATGATGTTTTGCCACGCGGCGCGCACCTGCGTGTGCGCCGGACGGCCAATCTGCATACGGGTGGCACGCTGCACGACGTAACCGCCGAGCTTGGCCCGGCTATTGCGGCCAGTGCCCTGAAGGCGGCGCGCGCCATTGATATACCTGTGGCTGGCATGGACTTTATCGTCACCGATCCGGCAGGCACCCACCATGTCTTCATTGAAGCCAATGAACGTCCCGGCCTTGCCAATCACGAACCTCAGCCGACTGCCGAGCGCTTCATCGACCTGCTGTTTCCGCTGTCGGCGAGGCGCCCTGAATGA
- a CDS encoding DUF4197 domain-containing protein: MDRRTFLATGLAFAITPAGFAQADGGAAIRQLLTTATEAATTRLGRRDGFFGDPVVRIPLPGTMRSAQQRLQPLGLAGPLDDVEMRMNRAAEQAMPPARRLVVDAIRSLTIQDAASILRGPDTAATQYLRGRTETPLTRLLRPPMEETLTASGAYSALDGASNLVTQRSGLGGLFGRGGGNSPAASLRGQLTDFAVERALGGIFHYVGEEERSIRRDPVRRASGLLRGLIGG; the protein is encoded by the coding sequence ATGGACCGCCGCACATTTCTGGCCACGGGGCTGGCCTTCGCAATCACGCCTGCGGGCTTTGCGCAAGCCGATGGCGGCGCGGCCATCCGCCAGCTTCTCACCACCGCCACCGAAGCGGCGACCACGCGGCTTGGCCGGCGTGACGGCTTCTTTGGCGATCCGGTGGTGCGCATACCCCTGCCCGGCACGATGCGCAGCGCGCAGCAGCGCCTGCAGCCGCTGGGCCTCGCCGGGCCGCTCGATGATGTGGAAATGCGCATGAACCGCGCGGCGGAACAGGCCATGCCGCCCGCGCGCCGCCTAGTCGTCGATGCCATCCGGTCCCTGACGATCCAGGATGCCGCCTCGATCCTGCGTGGGCCGGATACGGCCGCCACGCAGTACTTGAGAGGCCGCACTGAAACGCCGCTGACGCGCCTCTTACGTCCGCCCATGGAAGAGACGCTCACTGCGTCTGGCGCATATTCCGCGCTCGATGGAGCATCAAACCTTGTCACTCAGCGCTCCGGCCTTGGCGGGCTGTTTGGGCGCGGCGGCGGGAACAGCCCGGCGGCGAGTTTGCGCGGCCAGCTGACCGACTTTGCCGTGGAGCGCGCGCTAGGCGGTATCTTCCACTATGTTGGTGAGGAGGAGCGCTCCATCCGGCGTGATCCGGTGCGCCGTGCATCGGGGCTTTTGCGGGGGCTGATTGGCGGCTAG
- a CDS encoding EAL domain-containing protein, translating into MPCSACRDGVKAPFDFTMAFHPIIDIRARRVWAYEALVRGPEGQGAGWVLDQVTAENRYAFDQSCRVKAIEMAAALFNEADGPILSINFLPNAVYVPAACIRATLDAADRTGFPVNRIMLEFTEGEKMEDVDHVKSIVREYQARNLITAIDDFGAGFSGLGLLAEFRPDVIKLDMGLVRNVHADKGRNAILKGIVATAGLLDLKLVAEGIETVEEFHALQSLGIDLMQGFLFARPQIAGLPDISWPEPAPVGLAAAG; encoded by the coding sequence ATGCCCTGCTCTGCATGCCGCGACGGCGTCAAGGCGCCCTTCGATTTCACCATGGCGTTTCATCCGATCATCGACATCCGGGCCCGCCGGGTGTGGGCCTATGAAGCGCTGGTTCGCGGCCCGGAAGGCCAGGGAGCGGGTTGGGTCCTTGATCAGGTGACAGCCGAGAACCGCTACGCGTTCGACCAGTCCTGCCGGGTAAAAGCCATCGAGATGGCAGCGGCGCTGTTCAACGAGGCTGACGGCCCGATCCTGTCCATCAACTTTCTGCCCAACGCCGTCTATGTGCCAGCCGCCTGCATCCGCGCCACACTGGACGCCGCGGACCGGACCGGCTTCCCGGTCAACCGGATCATGCTCGAATTTACTGAAGGCGAAAAAATGGAGGACGTGGATCACGTCAAATCCATTGTCCGCGAGTATCAGGCGCGTAATCTGATTACCGCGATTGATGATTTCGGGGCCGGGTTTTCCGGCCTCGGCCTGCTGGCAGAGTTCCGCCCCGACGTCATCAAGCTGGATATGGGGCTGGTGCGCAATGTACATGCCGACAAAGGCCGCAATGCCATCCTTAAAGGGATAGTTGCGACCGCCGGGCTTCTCGATCTGAAACTTGTCGCTGAAGGCATCGAAACCGTCGAAGAGTTCCATGCACTTCAGTCGCTCGGCATTGATCTGATGCAAGGCTTCCTTTTTGCCCGCCCGCAAATCGCCGGTCTGCCCGACATCAGCTGGCCGGAGCCGGCCCCTGTCGGGCTGGCAGCGGCGGGCTAG
- a CDS encoding acyl-CoA thioesterase produces the protein MKYDPARAAEPFPVDSQDVQGLADGLARLLTVEELDTDLYRGPRNPGGKGRVFGGQVVGQALRSAAASVDPDRVAHSLHAYFMRAGNEDYPIIFRVERDFDGGSFSTRRVIAMQKGQPILNMAASFQRHEEGLSHSDDMPEVPGPEELKSEAELALEQKDSLPEAFFNMVTRPRPIELRPVGPWSPGNPPKLDPVRHIWFRVRGNLGDDPLLHQAALAYASDMALLGTSMQPHGVSWVSPGLQSASLDHAVWFHGRVRMDEWLLYTTDSPWAGGGRGFNRGRLFTRDGRLVASTTQEGLIRVRKK, from the coding sequence ATGAAATACGATCCCGCCCGCGCCGCCGAGCCCTTCCCCGTCGACAGTCAGGATGTGCAGGGGCTCGCCGATGGCCTTGCCCGGCTCCTGACCGTGGAGGAACTCGACACCGATCTTTACCGGGGGCCGCGCAATCCCGGCGGCAAGGGCCGCGTGTTTGGCGGACAGGTGGTGGGCCAGGCACTACGCAGCGCGGCAGCATCGGTCGATCCGGACCGCGTAGCTCACTCGCTGCACGCCTATTTCATGCGCGCGGGCAATGAGGACTACCCCATCATCTTCCGCGTAGAGCGCGATTTTGATGGCGGCAGCTTTTCCACCCGCCGTGTGATCGCCATGCAGAAGGGCCAGCCCATTCTGAACATGGCGGCCTCCTTCCAGCGTCACGAGGAAGGCCTCTCCCATTCGGACGACATGCCGGAGGTGCCTGGCCCGGAAGAACTCAAAAGCGAAGCGGAACTGGCGCTGGAACAGAAGGATTCCCTGCCGGAAGCCTTCTTCAACATGGTCACCCGCCCGCGCCCGATAGAGCTGCGCCCGGTCGGCCCGTGGTCGCCCGGCAATCCGCCAAAGCTCGATCCCGTGCGCCATATCTGGTTCCGCGTGCGCGGCAATCTGGGTGACGACCCGTTACTGCATCAGGCCGCGCTCGCCTATGCGTCCGACATGGCGCTTCTGGGCACGTCCATGCAGCCGCACGGGGTCAGCTGGGTGTCGCCGGGCCTGCAGTCCGCGAGCCTTGATCACGCGGTCTGGTTCCATGGGCGTGTACGCATGGATGAATGGCTGCTCTACACCACGGACAGCCCGTGGGCGGGCGGCGGACGCGGCTTTAACCGGGGCCGGCTCTTTACCCGCGATGGCAGGCTGGTCGCCTCCACCACGCAGGAAGGCCTGATCCGGGTACGCAAGAAGTAG
- a CDS encoding alpha/beta fold hydrolase, with translation MAARPSLEDWRKTAQRHDWRGHEIAFWQGGDWSDASKPVLMLIHGFPTASWDWVDMWAPLSARFRLLAPDMIGFGFSAKPPSYDYSIRDQADLHAGLCAALGIAECHVLAHDYGDTVAQELLARHNKSEGGTPKLQSVVFLNGGLFPETHHATFNQKLLHSPIGFLISRLMTQKRFRKGFSEVFGPDTQPDDAALKEFWALVTANGGMPAIGHKLIRYIAERRENRERWVGALQAAQIPLRVIDGGADPVSGAHMVARYRELVPDPDTVILEGIGHYPQVEAPDAVLAAFLDFHGMPQTL, from the coding sequence ATGGCCGCAAGGCCGAGCCTGGAAGACTGGCGCAAGACCGCCCAGCGCCATGACTGGCGCGGGCACGAAATCGCGTTCTGGCAGGGCGGCGACTGGTCCGACGCGTCAAAGCCGGTCCTGATGCTCATTCACGGCTTTCCCACCGCCAGCTGGGACTGGGTGGATATGTGGGCGCCTTTGAGCGCCCGTTTCCGCCTGCTCGCGCCGGACATGATCGGGTTCGGGTTCTCGGCGAAGCCCCCGTCTTATGACTATTCCATCCGTGATCAGGCCGACCTGCATGCGGGCCTGTGCGCGGCGCTGGGGATCGCCGAATGCCATGTGCTAGCCCATGATTATGGCGATACGGTCGCGCAGGAATTGCTCGCCCGGCATAACAAAAGCGAAGGCGGGACGCCCAAGCTGCAATCGGTCGTGTTCCTGAATGGCGGCCTCTTCCCGGAGACCCATCACGCGACCTTCAACCAGAAGCTCCTGCATTCGCCGATCGGCTTTCTAATCTCGCGCCTGATGACGCAAAAGCGCTTCCGCAAGGGCTTTTCCGAGGTGTTCGGTCCGGACACCCAGCCCGATGATGCGGCGCTCAAGGAGTTCTGGGCGCTGGTGACCGCCAATGGCGGCATGCCCGCCATTGGCCACAAGCTGATCCGCTATATCGCCGAGCGGCGCGAGAACCGCGAACGCTGGGTTGGCGCGCTGCAGGCGGCGCAAATTCCCTTGCGGGTCATCGATGGCGGGGCTGATCCGGTATCGGGCGCGCACATGGTTGCCCGCTATCGCGAGCTGGTGCCGGACCCCGACACGGTGATCCTTGAGGGGATCGGCCATTACCCGCAGGTGGAAGCGCCAGACGCGGTGCTGGCCGCCTTTCTGGATTTCCACGGCATGCCGCAAACTCTTTAG
- a CDS encoding N-acyl-D-amino-acid deacylase family protein, with protein MAARREWDTLIRGGLVIDGTGAMPVTGDVAIKDGRIAARGTGLDPAKATDVIEAEGKWVMPGLLDIHTHFDLEVELDPGLPEAVRHGTTTVLMSNCSLGICFGHQRRNGEDPIVDCFARVENMPKHVLKKAADLATWTTTAEYLDHLDTLKLGINVIPMVPHSMLRAEVMGLRESVTRDPREDELQKMESLLETAMGEGYVGFSTDALPFHFLAEDPHRKTKIPSQFGSYKELKRLTAILRRWDRLWQATPPKDNPAEVFRNFLLTSGRAHGKPLKVTAVAAMDVAANRNLVKLAKILTRLLNSSLFKGHFRFQALAAPFRLYWDGPVNPLAEEIPELRELNEPDLEDREARQRILADPDYQARFAAMWMHGKQGGLAGFKRKMRAEQMAFDRDMAQMVFHSGCPADWVGETFEDVFRRYQVSFGMPDVIRSEEERAAFDALPLMATTPDVGEPYFIIGLFQLYDTDLRWWTISANRDMEVVKKLLVDPQIFPGFNDSGAHLTNMAFYDGNLRCLQLAQADGMERVAAQVKRLTRDPADFIGIEAGRIETGDVADIAIIDPEALKTYDSDAGLQFIHRDVFDHEQLVNRSDGVVTHVLVGGGLVWTKDGFTKDHGTTKLGRALRHRDAGAAGADKIAAE; from the coding sequence ATGGCCGCCAGACGCGAATGGGACACACTGATCCGGGGCGGCCTCGTCATTGACGGGACCGGCGCCATGCCGGTGACCGGCGATGTCGCCATTAAGGATGGCCGGATCGCCGCGCGCGGGACAGGGCTTGATCCGGCCAAGGCGACAGACGTGATCGAGGCCGAGGGTAAGTGGGTGATGCCGGGGCTACTGGACATCCACACCCATTTCGACCTTGAGGTTGAGCTTGATCCGGGCCTGCCCGAAGCGGTGCGTCACGGCACCACGACCGTGCTCATGTCGAACTGCTCGCTGGGTATCTGCTTTGGCCATCAGCGCCGCAATGGCGAGGATCCGATCGTCGATTGCTTTGCGCGCGTGGAGAACATGCCCAAGCACGTGCTGAAAAAAGCTGCCGACCTCGCGACCTGGACGACGACGGCTGAGTATCTGGACCATCTCGATACGCTGAAACTCGGCATCAATGTGATCCCCATGGTGCCCCACTCCATGCTGCGCGCCGAAGTGATGGGGCTCAGGGAAAGCGTCACGCGTGATCCGCGCGAAGACGAGCTGCAAAAGATGGAGAGCCTTTTGGAGACCGCGATGGGCGAGGGCTATGTCGGCTTCTCAACCGACGCGCTGCCCTTCCACTTCCTGGCCGAAGACCCGCACCGCAAGACCAAAATCCCCTCCCAGTTCGGCAGCTACAAGGAATTGAAGCGCCTGACCGCGATCCTGCGCCGCTGGGACAGGCTGTGGCAGGCAACCCCGCCAAAGGACAATCCGGCAGAAGTGTTCCGCAACTTCCTGCTGACCAGCGGACGCGCGCACGGCAAACCGCTCAAAGTCACCGCCGTCGCCGCAATGGACGTCGCCGCAAACCGCAATCTGGTAAAGCTCGCCAAAATCCTGACGCGTTTGCTGAATTCCAGCCTCTTCAAGGGTCATTTCCGCTTTCAGGCGCTCGCCGCCCCCTTCCGGCTCTACTGGGACGGGCCGGTCAATCCGCTGGCGGAGGAAATTCCTGAACTGCGCGAACTGAACGAGCCCGATCTTGAAGACCGCGAGGCGCGCCAGCGCATTCTTGCCGACCCGGACTATCAGGCGCGCTTTGCTGCCATGTGGATGCACGGCAAGCAGGGCGGGCTGGCTGGTTTCAAGCGCAAGATGCGCGCCGAGCAGATGGCGTTCGACCGTGACATGGCCCAGATGGTGTTCCATTCGGGCTGCCCGGCCGACTGGGTAGGCGAAACCTTCGAGGACGTGTTCCGGCGCTATCAGGTCAGCTTTGGCATGCCGGACGTCATCCGCTCCGAAGAGGAGCGCGCGGCGTTTGATGCCCTGCCGCTGATGGCGACCACGCCGGATGTCGGCGAGCCCTATTTCATCATCGGCCTGTTCCAGCTTTACGATACCGATCTGCGCTGGTGGACGATCTCGGCCAACCGGGACATGGAGGTGGTGAAAAAGCTGCTGGTTGATCCGCAGATCTTCCCCGGCTTCAACGATTCCGGTGCGCACCTGACCAATATGGCCTTCTATGACGGCAATCTACGCTGCCTGCAGCTGGCGCAGGCCGATGGCATGGAACGCGTCGCCGCGCAGGTGAAACGCCTCACGCGCGACCCGGCAGACTTCATCGGCATCGAGGCCGGCCGTATCGAAACCGGCGATGTGGCCGATATTGCGATCATCGACCCTGAGGCCCTCAAGACCTACGATTCCGATGCCGGGCTGCAATTCATCCATCGCGATGTGTTCGACCACGAGCAGCTGGTGAACCGTTCTGACGGTGTGGTAACCCACGTGCTGGTCGGTGGCGGGCTGGTCTGGACGAAGGACGGCTTCACCAAGGATCATGGCACGACCAAGCTGGGCCGGGCGCTGCGCCACCGTGATGCAGGCGCGGCGGGCGCCGACAAAATCGCGGCGGAATAA
- a CDS encoding osmoprotectant NAGGN system M42 family peptidase, translating into MKNSVMPLIDDTYIASFLKTLLETPSPTGYTDAVTRVCCAELERLGVSYEITRRGAIRARLQGGRRQPARALIAHVDTLGAQVKFLKENGRMELVPIGHWSSRFAEGARCTVFTAGHGAFRGTILPLKASGHTFNEEVDTQPVAWSQVELRPDIVAENAADLAVTGFNVGDFVAIDPQPEFLDNGFVVSRHLDDKAGVAAMFGAIKALVEGEVQLAVDTYFLISVTEEVGHGASSVLTHDIASMVTIDNGTTAPGQNSREFGVTIAMADQTGPFDYHLTQKLLRLCREEEIEHQRDIFRYYRSDSAAAIESGADVRTALVTFGIDASHGYERIHMHALHSVARLIHAYAASRVEIRRDAEPLTDSLKGFTGLPMDPANEESWDGRDDAPERPSEGGQN; encoded by the coding sequence ATGAAGAATAGCGTCATGCCCCTTATCGACGACACCTATATTGCAAGCTTTCTCAAGACCTTGCTCGAGACCCCAAGCCCGACCGGCTACACCGATGCGGTAACACGGGTGTGTTGTGCCGAACTGGAGAGGCTGGGTGTCAGCTATGAGATAACGCGCCGCGGCGCGATCCGCGCCCGGCTGCAGGGTGGCCGCCGCCAGCCGGCCCGCGCCCTCATCGCGCATGTCGACACGCTGGGCGCGCAGGTGAAATTCCTCAAAGAGAACGGACGCATGGAGCTGGTACCGATCGGGCACTGGTCCTCGCGCTTTGCAGAAGGCGCGCGCTGCACGGTCTTTACCGCCGGGCACGGCGCGTTCCGGGGTACGATCCTGCCGCTCAAGGCGTCGGGTCACACCTTCAATGAAGAGGTGGACACACAGCCCGTGGCCTGGAGCCAGGTCGAGTTGCGCCCTGACATAGTGGCCGAGAATGCGGCGGATCTGGCCGTCACGGGCTTCAATGTCGGAGACTTTGTCGCCATTGATCCGCAGCCGGAGTTTCTCGATAACGGCTTTGTGGTTTCGCGCCATCTCGACGACAAGGCCGGTGTCGCGGCGATGTTTGGCGCCATCAAGGCCCTGGTTGAGGGCGAAGTGCAACTGGCGGTCGATACCTATTTCCTGATTTCAGTGACCGAGGAGGTGGGCCATGGCGCAAGCTCGGTTCTCACGCACGACATTGCCTCCATGGTGACCATCGATAATGGCACCACCGCGCCTGGACAGAATAGCCGGGAGTTTGGTGTCACCATAGCGATGGCCGACCAGACCGGGCCGTTTGACTATCACCTCACCCAGAAACTGCTGCGCCTGTGCCGGGAGGAAGAGATCGAGCATCAGCGCGACATATTCCGGTATTACCGCTCGGATTCGGCAGCGGCGATTGAATCCGGGGCCGATGTGCGAACGGCGCTGGTCACGTTCGGCATAGACGCCAGCCACGGCTATGAGCGCATCCACATGCATGCCTTGCACTCAGTGGCGCGCCTGATTCATGCCTATGCCGCATCGCGCGTGGAGATACGCCGCGACGCCGAACCGCTCACCGATTCGCTCAAAGGCTTTACCGGCCTGCCCATGGACCCGGCCAATGAGGAAAGCTGGGATGGGCGCGATGATGCACCCGAGCGCCCGTCTGAAGGCGGCCAGAACTAG
- a CDS encoding pyridoxal phosphate-dependent aminotransferase: MTTRIEPFKAIAISELAHRLKAEGKPVIHMEFGQPSTGAPKAAIETAHRVLDSDAMSYWESAPLRARIAAQYRETYGLDIAPERVVLTAGASPALLLAMLAGFEAGDRIAMARPGYVAYRNTSRAIHLQPVEIDCGPETRYQLSAQMLAEMDPAPAGIIIASPANPTGTILPPEELAAIAEVCKARGIRIISDEIYHGIAYDKPTPSVLEFDDGAFIVNSFSKYYSMVGWRLGWIIAPEDKADTVRAYRGNLFLTPPSLSQHAALAAMDCHKELEAHVQTYRANRAALLEALPRMGLSSIAPPDGAFYIWADIGHLTDNSLAFCERLLRDTFVATAPGLDFDPVNGHRFMRFSFAVSTPEVKEAISRMEPWFAALRGS, translated from the coding sequence ATGACGACACGCATCGAACCCTTCAAGGCCATTGCCATTTCAGAGCTTGCCCACCGGCTGAAAGCCGAAGGCAAGCCCGTCATCCATATGGAGTTTGGCCAGCCCTCCACCGGCGCGCCAAAGGCCGCCATTGAGACCGCGCACCGCGTGCTCGACAGTGATGCGATGAGCTATTGGGAAAGCGCGCCGCTACGTGCCCGCATCGCCGCGCAGTATCGCGAAACCTATGGGCTGGATATTGCGCCGGAGCGTGTGGTCCTGACCGCAGGGGCCTCTCCTGCCCTGCTGCTGGCCATGCTGGCAGGGTTTGAAGCCGGTGACCGCATCGCCATGGCGCGCCCCGGCTACGTCGCCTATCGCAACACCTCGCGCGCCATCCATCTGCAGCCCGTCGAGATCGATTGCGGGCCGGAGACCCGCTACCAGCTCAGTGCGCAGATGCTTGCGGAGATGGACCCGGCACCAGCCGGCATTATCATCGCCAGCCCGGCCAATCCTACCGGCACCATCCTGCCACCGGAAGAACTCGCCGCCATCGCTGAAGTCTGCAAGGCGCGCGGCATACGGATCATTTCCGACGAGATCTATCACGGCATCGCTTACGACAAGCCGACGCCCAGCGTTCTGGAGTTCGATGACGGGGCCTTCATCGTCAACAGCTTCTCCAAATACTATTCCATGGTGGGCTGGCGGCTGGGCTGGATCATTGCGCCTGAGGACAAGGCCGACACGGTGCGCGCCTATCGCGGCAATCTCTTCCTCACGCCGCCTTCCTTAAGCCAGCATGCGGCACTGGCCGCGATGGACTGCCACAAGGAGCTGGAAGCCCATGTGCAGACCTATCGCGCCAATCGGGCCGCGCTGCTGGAAGCCCTGCCGCGCATGGGGCTGAGCTCCATCGCGCCGCCGGACGGAGCCTTCTATATCTGGGCTGATATTGGCCATCTAACGGACAACTCGCTGGCCTTCTGCGAGCGGCTCCTGCGCGACACCTTTGTGGCCACCGCACCGGGGCTCGATTTCGATCCGGTCAATGGCCACCGCTTCATGCGCTTCAGCTTCGCTGTGTCGACGCCGGAGGTGAAGGAGGCGATTTCCCGCATGGAGCCGTGGTTCGCGGCGTTGAGAGGCTCTTGA